The proteins below come from a single Fusarium verticillioides 7600 chromosome 3, whole genome shotgun sequence genomic window:
- a CDS encoding periodic tryptophan protein 2 has translation MKTDFKFSNLLGTVYCQGNLLYSPDGTHLFSPVGNRVTVFNLVENKSYTLPFAHRKNIARIGLTPRGNLLLSIDEDGHAILTNVPRRISIYHFSFRSSVTALSFSPSGRHFAVGLGRKIEVWHVPSTPDASVEGELEFAPFVRYHTHTGHFDTVSHIEWSSDSRFFLTTSKDLTARIWSLNPEEGFTPTVLSGHKQAVIGAWFSENQEMIYTVSKDGAVFDWQYVKPINRIKDDDKMDDDDDDSDMQWRIVQRHYFMQGSAHVRCAAFHPETNLLVAGFSNGLFGLYEMPDFNMIHKLSISQNDIDFVTINNSGEWLAFGASKLGQLLVWEWQSESYILKQQGHFDAMNALVYSPDGQRIITTADDGKIKVWDIQSGFCIVTFTEHTSGVTACEFAKKGNVLFTSSLDGSIRAWDLIRYRNFRTFTAPTRLSFSCMAVDPSGEVVAAGSLDSFDIHIWSVQTGQLLDQLSGHEGPVSSLAFTPNGDSLISGSWDRTARIWSIFSRTQTSEPLQLQADVLDIAVRPDSLQLAISTLDGQLTFWSVTDAEQTSGVDGRRDVSGGRKLTDRRTAANMAGTKSFNTIRYSADGSCLLAGGNSKYICLYSVTTMVLLKKYTVSVNLSLSGTQEFLNSKLLTEAGPAGDLDDQEASDREDRVDSSLPGSKRGDPSARRKVPEVRVTGIGFSPAGTAFCAASTEGLLIYSLDQDIQFDPFDLNMEITPASTLAVLETEQDYLKALVMAFRLNEAGLIKRVFQAIPSAEIPLVVADLPTVYVSRLLRFVAAQTEESPHIEFCLVWIKAIVDKHGAWLSANRAKADIELRVVARAVSKMRDEIRRLADENVYMVDYLLGQAEDKSGKKDAKTLESGKTMDVKLMDVDGDEQSEAGSDEWIGLE, from the exons GCAACAGAGTGACTGTCTTTAATCTGGTAGA AAACAAATCATACACCCTCCCGTTCGCTCATCGCAAAAACATTGCCCGTATCGGACTTACACCACGCGgcaaccttctcctctccatTGACGAAGATGGACACGCGATCTTGACCAATGTCCCCCGAAGGATATCCATATACCACTTCTCCTTCCGATCTTCCGTCACAGCACTATCATTCTCGCCATCCGGTCGACATTTTGCCGTGGGACTGGGTCGCAAAATTGAGGTCTGGCACGTCCCCTCAACCCCCGATGCTTCTGTCGAGGGTGAACTCGAATTTGCTCCTTTCGTTCGATACCACACACATACCGGTCATTTCGATACCGTTAGCCACATTGAGTGGTCCAGCGACTCACGATTCTTCCTCACAACCTCCAAGGATCTCACGGCGCGGATATGGAGTTTGAACCCTGAGGAGGGTTTCACCCCCACGGTGCTCTCAGGCCATAAACAGGCTGTTATCGGGGCTTGGTTCTCAGAAAATCAAGAGATGATTTACACTGTTAGCAAGGATGGCGCCGTCTTTGACTGGCAGTATGTCAAGCCTATCAACCGTATTAAGGACGACGACAAGAtggatgacgacgacgatgattcAGATATGCAATGGCGCATTGTCCAACGGCACTACTTCATGCAGGGAAGCGCTCATGTGCGATGTGCCGCTTTCCACCCTGAGACGAATCTCCTGGTTGCTGGTTTCTCCAACGGTCTGTTTGGCTTGTACGAGATGCCCGACTTCAACATGATACACAAGCTGAGCATCTCGCAAAACGATATCGACTttgtcaccatcaacaacagtgGCGAGTGGCTGGCGTTTGGTGCGTCCAAGCTGGGACAATTACTGGTATGGGAGTGGCAGTCTGAATCTTACATCCTTAAACAGCAGGGCCATTTCGATGCCATGAACGCTCTGGTCTACTCACCTGACGGCCAGcgcatcatcaccactgccGATGACGGAAAGATCAAGGTCTGGGATATCCAGTCTGGCTTCTGTATAGTTACCTTCACTGAGCATACTAGCGGCGTTACAGCTTGCGAGtttgccaagaagggtaaTGTTCTCTTCACATCAAGTCTGGATGGATCTATTCGAGCCTGGGATTTAATCCGGTACCGAAACTTCCGAACTTTCACAGCACCTACGAGACTGTCATTCTCATGCATGGCTGTCGACCCCAGCGGCGAAGTCGTAGCTGCTGGATCTCTCGATTCCTTCGACATTCACATTTGGTCCGTCCAGACAGGCCAACTTCTTGATCAGCTATCAGGCCACGAGGGCCCTGTCTCGTCTCTCGCATTCACACCCAATGGTGACTCACTTATTAGTGGTTCTTGGGACCGCACAGCCCGTATCTGGTCTATCTTTAGCCGGACACAGACCAGCGAGCCTCTGCAGCTCCAGGCCGATGTTCTCGATATTGCTGTCCGTCCAGATTCTTTGCAATTGGCCATCTCAACATTAGATGGCCAGCTTACTTTCTGGTCGGTAACAGATGCAGAGCAGACTTCTGGAGTGGATGGACGAAGAGATGTTTCAGGAGGACGAAAACTCACAGATCGCCGAACGGCGGCCAATATGGCCGGCACAAAGAGCTTCAACACAATCCGATATAGCGCTGATGGCAGCTGTCTCTTGGCTGGCGGAAACAGCAAGTACATCTGCTTGTACTCCGTAACAACCATGGTGCTTCTGAAGAAGTACACTGTCAGCGTCAACCTTTCTCTCTCCGGTACCCAGGAattcctcaacagcaagctATTGACTGAAGCCGGCCCTGCTGGAGACCTCGACGATCAGGAAGCCTCAGACCGCGAAGACCGCGTGGATAGCTCGTTGCCAGGATCAAAACGTGGTGACCCTTCAGCACGAAGGAAGGTCCCTGAGGTGCGTGTGACAGGCATTGGTTTCTCACCTGCAGGCACTGCGTTCTGTGCTGCCTCAACGGAGGGTCTCCTGATCTACAGTTTGGATCAGGACATCCAGTTCGACCCTTTCGACCTGAACATGGAGATCACCCCTGCCTCAACACTCGCCGTTCTCGAGACAGAGCAAGATTACCTCAAAGCACTTGTCATGGCCTTCCGTCTCAACGAAGCTGGTCTGATAAAGCGAGTCTTCCAAGCCATTCCCTCCGCCGAAATTCCTCTCGTTGTTGCCGACCTCCCTACCGTATATGTTTCTCGTCTTCTCCGCTTTGTCGCCGCCCAGACCGAGGAGTCACCCCACATTGAGTTCTGTCTCGTCTGGATCAAGGCTATCGTTGATAAGCATGGAGCTTGGCTCTCGGCAAACCGTGCCAAGGCCGACATTGAGCTAAGAGTCGTTGCGCGAGCTGTATCCAAGATGAGGGATGAGATTAGGAGACTTGCTGACGAAAACGTGTACATGGTTGATTATTTGTTGGGTCAAGCGGAGGATAAGTCTGGAAAGAAGGATGCCAAGACATTGGAGAGTGGCAAAACTATGGATGTGAAACTtatggatgttgatggggaTGAGCAGTCTGAGGCGGGATCCGATGAATGGATTGGTTTAGAATAG